GTATCCCTGGACCAAAGACCAAGTCTAAATCCATTTTCGAGTGAAAACATGACAAAAGTAGGCGAAGACTCAACAGGACTAATTTTAAGCAGGTTACTATAGAAATCAGCACTGGCAAGAGGATTAGCCACATATAAAATAACGAAATTAGGATTAAGCATAGTTATTCTCCGATTAATGTTGTGGAGTCTCAATCCTAGACTAAGCTACTGCCAGATTTTGTCAGTAGTGTTTGAGATATTATTGGACAGGTATGCTATTTAATTCGCGCCACTCTTTAAGAAGAGTCTGACGTCTTTTGGGATAGCGATGCTTGATTAAGTCAAGCTTTTTAATACGATCAATACGAAAATGGCGAAAAGCTTGACGAATTTCGCACCACGCCGCTAAAACACGTACTTGATCAAAAAAGCCAATTGCGAAAGGCCAAATCACCCGTTCGGTTTCACTGTCTTTAAGATCAACATAAGCAATTTCAAGTTTATACTCAAAACGGATGGCTTTGCGGATTAATGCCTGTTCTTCATCCCCAGTTGGGGTTTCATGTCCAGGGCCAACGAGAAGGCCGGCTGTTTCGAGTGTATTGCGTAAATCATCAGGGAGTACGGCGGCAATTTTTGACAAAGCATTAAGTGAAGACAGGGCTAATCGAGAGTCAGTTCTTTTTGCTACCCATCGCGAACCAAGTACTAAGGCTTCAAGCTCTTCTTCCGAAAACATCAAAGGCGGTAACATAAAGCAAGGCCGTAAACGATAACCCACTCCTGGTTCACCATCAATTTGCGCACCTTGTGCTTGTAAAGTCTGAATATCCCGATAGAGTGTCCGCAAACTAATACCTAGTTCGGAAGCTAATGCTGATCCGCTGACCGGGTATCGATGGCGGCGTAGGATTTGTAACAAATCAAGAAGACGTTCTGTGCGGGACAAGGTGGAATCCGAATAAAATCGAGAAGGGAATATTGCCACATTTTGGCTGATTGGGACAATAGATAAATTAAGAACCAAGTGAATCTCGTCTCATCACGAATGGATTACCTCCAGTTTGCATTGCTACTCAATAGCCATTGGATTAAACTTCCTAAAGATTGACTTTCATTTTTTCACGAGGACACGTAGTATTTGCAGAATTTCCACTGAATGAGGGGGTTCAATGCAAAAACTCTTTTCTTACGGTACATTGCAACTTGAGTCCGTACAACTAGCAACTTTTGCAAGACGTTTGGAGGGTAGAAAGGACAGTCTAAAGGGTTATGTCTTAAGGGATTTGCAAATCACCGATCCTCATGTTCTTAAGGTGAGTGGAAAGGCTGTGCATCAGATTTTAGTACTAACCAACCAAGAAAATGATCAGGTTGAGGGGATGGTATTTGATTTAACTGAAGCAGAATTAGTGAAAGCAGACGAGTATGAAGTCGATGACTACGTGCGCATTAAGGTTTGTTTGGTGTCAGGCATAGAAGCTTGGGTGTATGCCCATCGCTCGACACTAGGCTAGGGTGGAGAGCCGGTTAGTGGCCCTCCTTTTTAACATCTTTCTTGGGGCTGCTGCAGACTAAACGAACCAACTTACGGAACTGTCTTCGCTCTTCTAAAAGGCAAATACCGCGGTTCCCAAAATAAATCCTGAATTAACTTCTCTAAATCTGCATCTTGGTTTTTTTGCGCTAAGCCCTCGGTTACCGCAGTTTTTGCCACAGCCACAGCAATGTGTTTAGCAACGGATTGTGCGTCATTAAGGGAGGGGAGTAAGGGGGCAAAACTGTCTTTTTTACAAGGTGCGTATTCGCTTAACGTTGAAGCGGCAGCCCAAATCATTTCTTTAGATAATCGTGAGGCTTGTACCGCAATTACGCCTAAACCTATTCCTGGAAAGACTAGAGCATTATTGCACTGGGCAATTTCGATTAAACGGTTTTGGTACTCTATTGCGGGAAAAGCAGTTCCTGTTGCTATTAAAGCTTTACCCTGGCTCCAAGTTAAAATATCTGTTGGTTGTGCTTCACATTTTTCATCGGGATTTGAAAGCGGAAAAATAATAGGGCGCTCACAGGTTGAGGACATAATTTCGATAATTTCCTGGGAAAAAGCGCCAGGCTGTGCTGAACACCCTATTAAAATGGTCGGCTTAATCTGCCTGACAGTGTCAGTCAAACTTGGTAGCTGCTTATTGTGAGTAGGCCAAAGATTTATTTCGCTTGCTTCTCGAGCATAGGGTTTTTGTGCTTCAGTAAGTTCTAAATCAGAGTTCACTAAAAGCCCTTGACGATCAATAAGCCAAAAGCGTTTATAGGCCTCTTCTTTCCCCAATCCTTGTCTAACCATGGCATCAATGATCTGATCACTGATACCTGTTCCTGCAGAGCCTGCACCAAAGACTACAATTCGATGATCAATGAGGTTTATGCCAGTCACATCACATGCGGCTAATAAGGCAGACAAAGTGACAGCCCCTGTTCCTTGTATATCATCGTTAAAGGTACATAATTCGTTTTGATATTTATCTAAAATCCGTCTAGCATTGCTGCGCCCAAAATCTTCCCAATGTAAGAAGGCATTCGGAAAGTGTTTGCGCACGGCTTCAATGAAGATTTGAATAAAAGCATCATATTCTTCACGATCAATACGCGGGTGTTGGCAGCCAAGATATAAAGGGTCATTGAGCAATTCTTGATTATTCGTTCCCACATCCAGGAAAACGGGCAAAGTGCGAATAGGGTTAATGCCGCCGCACAAGGAGTAAACCATGAGTTTGGCAACAGGAATATCCATTCCGCCAATCCCTTGATCGCCAATACCCAAAACCCCTTCTCCATCAGTGACTACAATTAAGTCGATTTCAGGGTTCGAACGATTATTAATAATTTCTTCAATTTGGTTTTTATCAGAATGAGCAATGTATAAACCGCGTGGCTGGCGGTATTCATGACTGAAACGTTTAACAGCAGTACCCACAATAGGAGTATAAATTGTAGGCAGCATTTCCCCTAAATACCTGCTTAGCAACTTATAAAACAAGACCTGATTTTTGTCGTGTAAGTTATTTAGGTAAATATTTTGTTGTAGACGGGTTTTGTAGCTGGAATATTGTAAATAACTTCGCTTTACTTGTTCATCTAATGTTTCTACTCGATGAGGTAACTTACCAAGTAAACCAAAAGCACGCCGTTCTTCATGGGTAAAGGCAGTGCCTTTGTTAAGTTGTGGAATTGTGAGCAAGGGTTTACCGTAAGTACCTGTTTCTACACAGAGTTCTCCCGTTTGCTCGTCTCGAATAATTTTGAAGTCTAACATAATTCGTTTTTATCAAATTTAAAGGACATAACGATAGCTAATAAACAACATTTATTCAATGTGGTAAAAAATTAAAGTCGCAAAATTGGCAACTAACATGGCTTTAGCTTACTACAAGTGGTAACATCGGGGATTTTATTAGTAACACCCAGAGGTTGGTAATGATAAAGTACCTGTTTATGGCCTTTATACCATTGGTTTTAGTTGCTTGTTCGACTCAGGATGAACAATACTATCGAACACATCCCCAAGCCTTGCAAGAAGCCATTAAAAATTGTCCTGCAGAACAGCCATCCCGACTCAAATGTGAGGAACTAGCAGGTATTGCAACCTCTGTGAACAAACTCGCTTTTCAATTGCAAGCCAATCCCCAAGCATTTGGCAAGAAAATACTATCGCTACAAGAAACATTAGCTACCCAACAAGCTACTTTGAAGGCAAACCCTAACCAACCTGAGCTTAGGGAAACGGTGAAAAAGACTGAAGAATCGCTAGCTGAGTGCCTAGCGATAGTAAGATGGTTAGAATCCCCAGAGAGTTAGTATGAGAATTTTAGTAAGTAATGATGATGGTGTGTATGCTCCGGGCATAAGGGCACTTGCAAATGAAATGTCCGCCATTGCGGAAGTGGTGGTGGTTGCCCCTGATAGAAATCGCAGTGGGGCAAGCAATTCCCTCACTTTGACGAGGCCGCTTAGGATCAAGCAATTAGATAATGGCTATTACAGTGTAGAGGGAACACCAACCGATTGCGTGCATCTCGCTTTAACAGGATTTCTAGACCCCATTGCAGACATGGTTGTTTCTGGAATCAATGATGGCGCTAATCTGGGTGATGATATTCTTTACTCTGGAACAGTTGCTGCTGCAATGGAAGGTAGATATTTGGGTTTGCCAGCAATTGCATATTCGATGGTTGGGGAAAATATTCAGCATTACGACACTGCAGCGGCAATTGCCCGGCAATTAGTTATTAAAATGCGTGCTAATCTGTTGCCGTCTCAAACTATCTTAAATGTAAATATTCCCGACCTGCCTTTAGAAAAAATTAGAGGGATCGAAGTAACGCGTTTGGGTACTCGCCATGCAGCAGAACCTGTTGTCAAAGAATATGATCCTCGTGGGCGCCCCATATATTGGGTAGGGCCTTCCGGTGTTGAAGCCGATGCTGGTCCAGGGACTGATTTTTATGCCATTGCTCAAAATTGTGTATCGATTACCCCTCTACAGCTTGATATGACTCATTACAAAGTATTTGATACTTTATCTGCTTGGGTAAATGAAATTAATTGGGGAATATAAGCAGCGCATGGCATACCATCATTTTCTTCATTCAATCTGATGCCCAGCAAATAAAATGATAGTTATGCTCTAGGCTGCTTAATTTGCATTTTTCTATGGCCTTACAATGAGATAATAGATAAAGTGTAGCGTTTATTAGCATCGTGTTCTTTATCCGAGAGAAAATATGTACAAATTGTGCGTATTAGCATTAATAATTTTGCTTACTGCTTGTACAACGAGACAAAGCCTAGCGCCTGTGGTTGAGTTAAAATGGAAACCGCATAATCCAAATCAAACCACTCATATCGTCCAGCGTGGCGAAACGCTTTACGCAGTTGCTTTTCGCTATGATTTAGACTACAGGCAACTTGCCGCAATTAACCGGTTGCACAGACCTTATGCATTACGGGTTGGACAGGTTCTCCGGGTTAGAGGAATAGCTCCCCGTACCCAATTTTTGCCAGCCAAGCCAATGCGTATCCAGCAGAGCGTTACCCGGGCTAAGCCAAATAGATATTTTTATCCCAAAACGCGTCAATACCGATCAGTAGCAGCTCAAGGACAACACTGGATCTGGCCAGTCAATGGCCGGGTTGCTGCCCGATTTGCTCCCCAACAAGGAAAAAAAGGCATAGATATTGCTGGTAAAAAAGGTGAAAAGATACGTGCTTCCTCGGGCGGGGTGGTTGCTTATGCAGGTAGTGGTCTTTCTGGTTATGGAAATTTGATTATCATCAAACATAATGACCAATACCTCACTGCTTACGGGAATAATTCAAAAAATATTGTCAAGGAAGGGCAAAGCGTTAAAGCTGGACAGATTATTGCCGAAATGGGTGTTATAGATAGGAAATATTGGGGTGTCCATTTCGAAATTAGGAAGGCTGGAAAACCTGTTAATCCTCTGGATTATTTAAAGGGTTAAGAAGCGAGGTGGTTGAAAAATGAATAATTTGCACATATTTTATATACCATAATGCAATGAAGCAGTGTTTTTTCTTACTGAGATATGAACACATAGGTGAAATATGCAGGCAGATAACGAATCAATGAAAGAAGATGAAATTCCAGAAGAAGAGTGGAATGAATCTCCTGATGAAGAAATGTTGCTCGCTGAAGAGCCAGAGGAAGTACTTCAGGAAGAGCTCCCTGATTTTAGTGATGAAGAGGCTTTCCCTAGCTTTCAGAAGGGTAGACAAGCGGCCAAAATTATGGACGCCACACAAATTTATTTAAGCGAAATTGGTTTTTCTCCACTCCTCTCAGCGGAGGAGGAAGTCCATTACGCAAGGCTTGCGCTCAAGGGTGATGCTGCTGCGCGTAAAAAAATGATCGAATCCAATTTGCGTTTAGTCGTGAAAATAGCGCGGCGCTATCTCAATCGCGGGTTACCACTCCTTGATTTGATCGAGGAAGGGAATTTAGGATTGATGAAATCAGTGGAAAAATTTGATCCTGATAGAGGGTTTCGTTTTTCTACCTATGCAACATGGTGGATAAGACAAACCATTGAACGGGCAATCATGAATCAAACCCGCACAATACGATTGCCGATTCATGTGGTAAAAGAGCTTAATGTTTACCTACGTGCCGCAAGACAGTTAACACAAAAGCTTGATCACGAGCCTTCAGCAGAAGAAATTGCGGAAATGGTGGATAAGCCTCTCGAAGATGTTGAAAAACTATTGGGTTTGAATGACAAGGTTGCTTCTGTGGATACACCTATTGGCTACGATGAGAGCAAATCCTTACTAGATACGATTGCTGACGAAAACAGTATGAACCCAGCCGAGCTCTTGACGGATGAAAATTTACGTAACCATATCGAATCCTTATTGGATAAGCTCACGGAAAACCAACAGCAGGTGATTGCAAGACGTTTTGGTTTGCGTGGTTTTGAAAAGGCAACGTTGGAAGATGTCGGAAAAGAAATTGATTTAACACGTGAGCGAGTCAGACAAATCCAAGTTGAGGCTTTAAAGACATTAAGAGGACTCTTAGAAAAAGTGGGTTTGACACAAGAAGATTTATTTTAAGTATCTGGGAAATGGGTAAGTTGTCCTTATGAAGCCTGGGTAGTGATGGATGCTATCTGGCTTAAGGCATTACCCATTTTCCAGTGTTATAGAAATGCCAGAGCTGTTCCAAATAGGGCTTGATATGGATGTTTTTTGTTTTTAGCCAATCGTGATTGTAATAAGTATCATGATACAAATGGCCGCTATCTCCAGCAATAACGACAATCGAGCCTTTTTTCCCTTGTTCCTGTAATTCAGCGGCTAATTGCAATGAACCGTATAGCGCTGATCCAGTAGAAGCACCAAATTTCAAGCCGGTTAATTGCTCTAAAAAATAGAGTGCAGCGATACTTCCGTCATCCGGAACTTTAATCATACGAGAAATAATATCTGGGAAAAAGGATGCTGGGACATAACGCCTACCGATACCTTCAATGCGCGAAGCTTTTTGAATGGATATGGAGCTATCGCGATGAATAAAATAATCGTAGAGTACTGAATCTTCAGGATCGACGACACACAATTGAGTTGGGTATAAAGCATAACGGATATAGCGTCCAAACGTAGCTGCAGTGCCACCTGTTCCAGCACCACAAACAATCCATTCAGGGATAGGAAATTGTTCGTTTGCCATTTGGCGGAAAGTTGATTCGGCAATATTGTTATTGCTTCGCCAATCAACTGCTCTTTCTGCAAAAGTAAACTGATCCATAAAATGGCTATTACATTTGCTTGCTAATTCGTAAGCGACCTCGCGATCAGTTTGGGTGTGTTCGATTAAAACACACTCGCCTTGGTAATGTTCAATACGCTTAATTTTTTGCTGCGAAATCGATTTTGGCATGACTGCAATAAATCTAAGCCCCAATAAAAATGCAAAATAAGCCTCAGCAACTGCCGTATTACCGGAAGAAGCTTCGATAATGGTGGTATTTTCGTTAATCCATCCATTGCAGATTCCGTATAAGTAGAGAGAACGGGCAAGCCGATGTTTCAAGCTGCCTGTTATGTGGCTGGATTCGTCCTTTAGATAGAGACTAATATTGGATTTTTTGCTGAAAAAAATTTTTAAAAGATGTGTATCAGAACTACGGTTCATTTCAGCAAAAATTTTTTGCAGAGCATTTTTGTGCCAAGAGTTAGTCATTCTTTTTTTTTATTCAAAGGTTCTTTTAAATATAGTGAAGGCAATCCAAAATTTCATCTTCTAATTATTAAAATTAAATGCCAAGCTTTGCCAGCATTTTGAGTAGTCCTTTTGCCTTGCAGGGTGCATTAAAGCTGCTTCGCTAATTAGCCAAGGCATTCTGGTTTCAAACATAAAAGCCAAGGTGTCTTTGTAGCGAGCCGGTGTTAACTCTTGATTCACAGCCTCTTGATAACTTGCACTATCAGGACCATGTCCAGTCATGCAATTGTGTATACTGACACCGCCAGGTAAAAAGCCTTCTTTTTTTGCATCATACTCGCCCTGAATTAACCCCATTAACTCACTCATAATATTGCGATGAAAATAAGGTGGACGGAAAGTATGTTCGGCAACCATCCAGCGTGGGGGAAAAATGACAAAATCAATGTTAGCAACACCAAGTGTGTCGCTTTCAGAGGTTAATACGGTAAAGATGGAGGGATCTGGATGATCAAAGCTCACGGTATTGATTGTATTGAACAGAGACAAATCATAGCAATAAGGCGCATAATTACCTTGCCATGCAATCACATTCAGCGGTGAGTGGTTAGATCTGGCCGACCATAACCGGTTTTGATATTTGCATATGAGCATCACTTCCACTCGCTGATTTTCTTCAAATGTCGCCTGCGGGTAGAGAAAATGCCTAGGATTAGCCAAACCGTTAGCGCCAATTGGACCTAGTTGTGGCAAAGTAAAAGGAGAGCCAGTATTTTCGCACAGATAACCGCATGCTAAAGGACAAGATAATTCCATTTTAAATTTTACGCCACGGGGAATAACAGCAATTTTGCCTGGAGTGATGGGAAGTCGCCCAAACTCAGTGTAAAGGATTATCTCTCCCAGGTAGGGGACGAACAACATTTCCCCGTCGCTGTTACTAAAATAGCGGTTTTTCATTGATCGGTTACATTGGTAAATAAAAGCGTTCGCCAAGCTATTGCCTGCTATATAAAATAAACCATCAATGAAATCTTGAGGGTTCGAAGGAGGGGGCAAAGGTGACCAACGCCATGGATTGGGTGCTTGTTCTTTTGCTTGGATAAGCATTTCAACCTTAGAATAGGGTACATAGTCTTCGTGAACGACCGAGGGGATGGTACGATAAAGCCAGCTGCGCAAATTCACATGCCTTGGCCTGGTGAAAGCGCTGCCACTTAACTGTTCCGCGTACAAACCATGAGGGCATTTTTGCGGAGAGTTTTGCCCTTCGGGTAAAGCCTTAGGAATTGCTTCAGATTGATGAAAATTGCCAAAACCTGCTAGATACACCTTTTTCTCCCTCAATGGTGGTGACTCTTACCGGAATTATCTAGAATAACTTGAAAAAGTTAAAAAAGTCGAGGTTGATAAGCGCTATCGGCGTTCTTTTTAGTATAATGGCGATGTATAATTGCCAAATTGAAAGATATTTTTAGTCGGGGAAAGTATTCATGGCCGGACATAGTAAATGGGCTAATATTCGTTTTCGCAAAGGCGCACAAGATGCGAAACGAGGTAAAATTTTCACAAAGCTAATTCGAGAAATTACCGTTGCTGCACGTACAGGTGGAGCCGACGAATCGTCCAATTCTAGATTACGCGACGTAGTAACTAAAGCGCTCAAAGCTAATATGAAACGCGACACAATTGATGGTGCAATCAAGCGCGGAGCAGGCGGTTTAGAAGGCGAAAACATGATGGAAATGCGCTATGAGGGTTATGGGCCTGGTGGTGTTGCCATTCTTGTTGATTGCTTATCAGACAATAAAAACCGTACCGTATCGGAAGTTCGCCACGCATTTACAAAATATGGTGGGAATCTAGGAACAGATGGGTCTGTTGCTTACCTCTTCAACAAACAGGGTGAAATTCTTTTAGCTGCCGGCCAACCTGAAGATAAGGTGATGGAAATTGCAATCGAGGCGGGTGCCGAAGATGTCGTCACCGAAGAAGGGCAAATAGAAATCATTACTGGCGCAGACAACTATCATGCCGTATTGGCTGCTATCCAGCAGGCAGGGTATGAAGTTGAGCAATCACAACTCACTATGCGGGCACAAACCATGGTTCCTTTGGATAAAGAAGCTGCCGAAAGCCTAATCAAGTTGATCGATATGCTGGAAGATTTGGATGATGTTCAAGAAGTACATAGTAACGCCGAGTTCCCAGAGTCAGTATTTGAATAATTGAAATTAACTGGCACGCTTTATAGGAACCAGGTCGATTTCATTTAAAGTTTGATTCCGAAGCAAATGAATTTAAAGGTAGGTGGGTTCGTTTGGCCCATCTAGGCTTTGATGCTGTCGTAAAAGGTATGAATCAGTGAGTATTATTTTAGGGATTGATCCAGGATCACGCGTAACCGGTTATGGCATTATCAAAGAAGAGGATCGAAAGCTCCACTACATTGATAGCGGATGCATCCGAACTTCTGAAGGTACGTTAAGTGAGCGTTTATTGGAAATTTTCGATGGTATCTGCCAATTAATGGATAATTACTCTCCTGATGAGGTGGCAATAGAACAAGTATTCATGCATCAAAATCCAAATTCGGCACTCAAATTAGGGCATGCAAGAGGGGCTGCAATGGTTGCCGCCGCTTCGCACCGGGTTAAGGTGAACGAATATTCTGCACGTGAAATTAAGCAGTCTGTTGTGGGGTATGGTGCAGCACAAAAAGCCCAAGTAAAGCATATGGTTGTCAATATTCTTATGCTAAATCGCCCCCCGCAGAATGATGCAGCTGACGCTTTAGCAATCGCGATTTGTCATAGCCATATGCGACATGGTTTAGCTGCTCTCCAGCAATACCGACAGCAAGGCTTAAGGAGGCGTGGGAAATGATAGGTTGGTTAAGCGGGCAAATTGTTGATAAAAACCAATTGGGGAAATTGGTGATTGATGTGAATGGCGTTGGTTATGATGTCGAAACGTCCTTACAAACTTTTTTTCAACTTGAATCGCATCAAGGTAAAGTGGGACTGCATATTCATACGGTTGTCCGTGAAGATGCCTTATTGCTTTATGGTTTTTTAGATAAGCTAGAGCGTTCCTTATTTCGCTCTTTAATTAAAGTGAATGGCGTTGGGCCTAAAATGGCAATCACTATTCTTTCAAGCATTACTCCTCATGAATTTATCCAGTGTATAAATGATCAAAACACATCGCATTTGACCAAATTACCCGGGATCGGCAAAAAAACAGCTGAGCGTTTAATGATTGAAATGAAAGATAGTATAAAGCAGTTTGGTTCGAGTGATTTCAACCAAGCTGTCACTAAATCAGCTGTTAATGTGCGTGAACAAGATGAGGCAATTAGTGCTTTAGAGTCCTTAGGCTATAAGCAACAAGAAGCGGTTAAAGTGATTAGTAAAATTGATGACGGAAACAAAACCTGCGAACAGCTGATTAGACAAGCTTTGCAGCTGTTGGCTAGTAAGTAGTTCTTGTAGGGGCGAAATTTTCGATACCTAACACGTCCAGGATCAATCGGGCTGTGGGGGGTATTTACCTGTTGTAGGCTTAAGTTTCTGCTAACTTAAATTTAACTAAAGCCTATTTAGCAATTAGGAAGATGTATGGTAAAAAACTTGATCTTTGTTAAGGGAATGATTTTCGCCTGTCTTTTGCAATCGAATCTAACCTATGCAATAACTAATACCACAACAAATATAAAATCGAGTAAATCAACTTCAAAGCCAATTATTCTTAATAAGTTTCTGCAATTCATATTACCAGCAGCTTCAGGGAGTATCGGTAAAGATACACTCAGTGGTTTTTCTAGGATGCAACTTGTTGATGTTGATACCCAGGTGACATATTTTACTAATCACCCACGTCGAATTACTGGCTCAATGGCGACCGGCTTCTTCTTAAAACGCTGGATAAAACCGCCTCCTCGCGATTTTACTGCTAATCCACCTAATGCAATGGTAACGTACATTGATGACTCTAAGCAGCTGCAACAATTTTTTATTGTCCAATTGATAGCTCCCCTCTATCAGGAATCGACCCGTACCCTGAGTTTTACCATAAAACAATTACCAGGCTCCCCCCCTCTACCGACTAAAATCAAGCAGCCTGCAATTATTATGTCCGAAACTGCTGTTTGCGGAGTTTTGGGAGCATGGGGCGACTTACCTGGTGAAAAACAAAACGATGCTCAATGTCATTCTAATGAGCATTTGTAGGGAAGAATTGTAGGGGAGTGCTAATTGTATGAGATAATGTCTCCGCAGCAATGATTACTCACCCATGTTTATTCTTAGGTAAGAGAAGCTTGTTGCGGTATAGGGAAATACACCCGGACAATTAAGCCTGTCCCGACTGTAGGTGAATCAAGCTCTACTCTGCCCCCATGTAAGTCAGTAATTTGCCTTACAATCGCTAGCCCTAATCCACTACCCGGGCTCTTGTTTCCTAGGACACGGAAGAAGCGTTCAAACACTCGAGCTTGGAGTTCGCTCGGAATACCTGGTCCATTGTCGCGAACTTCGAGAATTAACTCAGTGCCCTTTGTATAGACACGAACGGAAACTGTGCCATTGTCTCTGCAATAACGTATGGCATTATCAACAAGGTTACGGATAAGAATGCCTATGGCAGTTGGGTTGCCAGCAAATCCAGGTGGATTTTCATCGTGTTCAAATTCGAGATCAATTTGTTTTTCCACAGCATTAGGTGCTAACATAGCCAGCACCTCG
The genomic region above belongs to Legionella micdadei and contains:
- a CDS encoding helix-turn-helix transcriptional regulator; protein product: MVLNLSIVPISQNVAIFPSRFYSDSTLSRTERLLDLLQILRRHRYPVSGSALASELGISLRTLYRDIQTLQAQGAQIDGEPGVGYRLRPCFMLPPLMFSEEELEALVLGSRWVAKRTDSRLALSSLNALSKIAAVLPDDLRNTLETAGLLVGPGHETPTGDEEQALIRKAIRFEYKLEIAYVDLKDSETERVIWPFAIGFFDQVRVLAAWCEIRQAFRHFRIDRIKKLDLIKHRYPKRRQTLLKEWRELNSIPVQ
- a CDS encoding gamma-glutamylcyclotransferase family protein, whose translation is MQKLFSYGTLQLESVQLATFARRLEGRKDSLKGYVLRDLQITDPHVLKVSGKAVHQILVLTNQENDQVEGMVFDLTEAELVKADEYEVDDYVRIKVCLVSGIEAWVYAHRSTLG
- a CDS encoding NAD-dependent malic enzyme produces the protein MLDFKIIRDEQTGELCVETGTYGKPLLTIPQLNKGTAFTHEERRAFGLLGKLPHRVETLDEQVKRSYLQYSSYKTRLQQNIYLNNLHDKNQVLFYKLLSRYLGEMLPTIYTPIVGTAVKRFSHEYRQPRGLYIAHSDKNQIEEIINNRSNPEIDLIVVTDGEGVLGIGDQGIGGMDIPVAKLMVYSLCGGINPIRTLPVFLDVGTNNQELLNDPLYLGCQHPRIDREEYDAFIQIFIEAVRKHFPNAFLHWEDFGRSNARRILDKYQNELCTFNDDIQGTGAVTLSALLAACDVTGINLIDHRIVVFGAGSAGTGISDQIIDAMVRQGLGKEEAYKRFWLIDRQGLLVNSDLELTEAQKPYAREASEINLWPTHNKQLPSLTDTVRQIKPTILIGCSAQPGAFSQEIIEIMSSTCERPIIFPLSNPDEKCEAQPTDILTWSQGKALIATGTAFPAIEYQNRLIEIAQCNNALVFPGIGLGVIAVQASRLSKEMIWAAASTLSEYAPCKKDSFAPLLPSLNDAQSVAKHIAVAVAKTAVTEGLAQKNQDADLEKLIQDLFWEPRYLPFRRAKTVP
- the surE gene encoding 5'/3'-nucleotidase SurE translates to MRILVSNDDGVYAPGIRALANEMSAIAEVVVVAPDRNRSGASNSLTLTRPLRIKQLDNGYYSVEGTPTDCVHLALTGFLDPIADMVVSGINDGANLGDDILYSGTVAAAMEGRYLGLPAIAYSMVGENIQHYDTAAAIARQLVIKMRANLLPSQTILNVNIPDLPLEKIRGIEVTRLGTRHAAEPVVKEYDPRGRPIYWVGPSGVEADAGPGTDFYAIAQNCVSITPLQLDMTHYKVFDTLSAWVNEINWGI
- a CDS encoding peptidoglycan DD-metalloendopeptidase family protein; translated protein: MYKLCVLALIILLTACTTRQSLAPVVELKWKPHNPNQTTHIVQRGETLYAVAFRYDLDYRQLAAINRLHRPYALRVGQVLRVRGIAPRTQFLPAKPMRIQQSVTRAKPNRYFYPKTRQYRSVAAQGQHWIWPVNGRVAARFAPQQGKKGIDIAGKKGEKIRASSGGVVAYAGSGLSGYGNLIIIKHNDQYLTAYGNNSKNIVKEGQSVKAGQIIAEMGVIDRKYWGVHFEIRKAGKPVNPLDYLKG
- the rpoS gene encoding RNA polymerase sigma factor RpoS, yielding MQADNESMKEDEIPEEEWNESPDEEMLLAEEPEEVLQEELPDFSDEEAFPSFQKGRQAAKIMDATQIYLSEIGFSPLLSAEEEVHYARLALKGDAAARKKMIESNLRLVVKIARRYLNRGLPLLDLIEEGNLGLMKSVEKFDPDRGFRFSTYATWWIRQTIERAIMNQTRTIRLPIHVVKELNVYLRAARQLTQKLDHEPSAEEIAEMVDKPLEDVEKLLGLNDKVASVDTPIGYDESKSLLDTIADENSMNPAELLTDENLRNHIESLLDKLTENQQQVIARRFGLRGFEKATLEDVGKEIDLTRERVRQIQVEALKTLRGLLEKVGLTQEDLF
- a CDS encoding PLP-dependent cysteine synthase family protein, producing MTNSWHKNALQKIFAEMNRSSDTHLLKIFFSKKSNISLYLKDESSHITGSLKHRLARSLYLYGICNGWINENTTIIEASSGNTAVAEAYFAFLLGLRFIAVMPKSISQQKIKRIEHYQGECVLIEHTQTDREVAYELASKCNSHFMDQFTFAERAVDWRSNNNIAESTFRQMANEQFPIPEWIVCGAGTGGTAATFGRYIRYALYPTQLCVVDPEDSVLYDYFIHRDSSISIQKASRIEGIGRRYVPASFFPDIISRMIKVPDDGSIAALYFLEQLTGLKFGASTGSALYGSLQLAAELQEQGKKGSIVVIAGDSGHLYHDTYYNHDWLKTKNIHIKPYLEQLWHFYNTGKWVMP
- the hmgA gene encoding homogentisate 1,2-dioxygenase, which encodes MYLAGFGNFHQSEAIPKALPEGQNSPQKCPHGLYAEQLSGSAFTRPRHVNLRSWLYRTIPSVVHEDYVPYSKVEMLIQAKEQAPNPWRWSPLPPPSNPQDFIDGLFYIAGNSLANAFIYQCNRSMKNRYFSNSDGEMLFVPYLGEIILYTEFGRLPITPGKIAVIPRGVKFKMELSCPLACGYLCENTGSPFTLPQLGPIGANGLANPRHFLYPQATFEENQRVEVMLICKYQNRLWSARSNHSPLNVIAWQGNYAPYCYDLSLFNTINTVSFDHPDPSIFTVLTSESDTLGVANIDFVIFPPRWMVAEHTFRPPYFHRNIMSELMGLIQGEYDAKKEGFLPGGVSIHNCMTGHGPDSASYQEAVNQELTPARYKDTLAFMFETRMPWLISEAALMHPARQKDYSKCWQSLAFNFNN
- a CDS encoding YebC/PmpR family DNA-binding transcriptional regulator, with the protein product MAGHSKWANIRFRKGAQDAKRGKIFTKLIREITVAARTGGADESSNSRLRDVVTKALKANMKRDTIDGAIKRGAGGLEGENMMEMRYEGYGPGGVAILVDCLSDNKNRTVSEVRHAFTKYGGNLGTDGSVAYLFNKQGEILLAAGQPEDKVMEIAIEAGAEDVVTEEGQIEIITGADNYHAVLAAIQQAGYEVEQSQLTMRAQTMVPLDKEAAESLIKLIDMLEDLDDVQEVHSNAEFPESVFE